One stretch of Brevibacillus laterosporus DNA includes these proteins:
- a CDS encoding PTS fructose transporter subunit IIA has translation MRILDMLRADTIVMHLSATSKAEVIQELIDQLDQADCLNDKEGMKEAILAREAHASTGIGEGIAIPHAKTEAVKKPSIAFGYSREGIDYDALDGQKSHLFFMIAATADANQAHLETLAHLSEMLMDETFRQELTQAKTKEELLKMIARKEKESHNVEEPSVLPGETGRVKVVAVTACPTGIAHTYMAADALKKKAEEMGIVIRVETNGSGGAKNKLTSEEIEQADAVIVAADKQVDMDRFKGKIVIEVPVADGIRKAEDLITRAVNQDGPVYQGSTSPSSSDSFEDKSGRSGFYKHLMSGVSNMLPLVVGGGIIIAISFMFGINAAKPDDPTFNPIAKMLSDIGGGSAFKLMIPVLAGYIAMSIADRPGLASGLVGGWLAAETGSGFLGGLIAGFLAGYLVLGLKKVFSGLPQSLEGIKPTLLYPLFGILLTGLVMLGIISQPVAALNNWLTDWLSNMGQGNAVILGIVIGAMMAVDMGGPVNKAAFTFGIAMIAAGNFGPHAAIMAAGMTPPLGIALATTLFKKKFTAQERQAGKTAYILGASFITEGAIPFAAADPTRVIPATVLGSAVAGGLSMFFGCTLPAPHGGMFVLPVVGNLGMYIVSILVGTLITALMINILKKEVHE, from the coding sequence ATGCGTATCTTAGACATGCTGCGAGCAGATACTATCGTTATGCACCTATCTGCTACATCCAAGGCAGAAGTCATTCAAGAATTGATTGACCAATTGGATCAAGCAGATTGCTTGAACGACAAAGAAGGAATGAAGGAAGCAATATTGGCCCGTGAGGCTCATGCTTCCACAGGAATTGGTGAAGGAATTGCCATTCCGCATGCCAAAACAGAGGCAGTAAAAAAACCAAGTATTGCGTTTGGTTACTCCCGAGAAGGTATTGATTATGACGCATTGGACGGACAAAAATCGCATTTATTTTTCATGATTGCAGCTACTGCCGATGCTAATCAAGCACACTTAGAGACCTTGGCACATCTGTCTGAAATGTTGATGGATGAGACTTTCCGACAAGAATTGACTCAGGCTAAGACCAAGGAAGAATTATTAAAAATGATTGCGAGAAAAGAAAAGGAAAGTCATAATGTAGAAGAGCCCTCGGTTTTACCAGGTGAAACAGGACGCGTAAAAGTTGTCGCTGTGACAGCTTGTCCAACAGGAATCGCTCACACTTATATGGCTGCCGATGCTTTGAAAAAAAAGGCGGAAGAAATGGGCATTGTCATCCGAGTGGAGACAAATGGTTCCGGTGGTGCAAAGAATAAATTGACATCTGAAGAGATTGAACAAGCAGATGCCGTAATCGTCGCTGCTGACAAACAGGTCGATATGGACAGGTTTAAGGGCAAGATAGTGATTGAAGTGCCGGTAGCTGATGGAATTCGTAAGGCAGAGGACTTGATTACACGGGCAGTGAATCAAGATGGCCCCGTGTATCAAGGTAGCACGTCACCGTCTTCCTCAGATTCCTTTGAAGATAAGTCAGGCAGATCAGGTTTTTACAAGCATTTGATGAGCGGTGTATCCAACATGCTACCACTTGTAGTTGGTGGGGGTATCATCATCGCTATTAGCTTTATGTTTGGGATTAATGCAGCCAAGCCAGATGATCCCACTTTTAATCCGATCGCCAAGATGTTAAGCGATATCGGTGGTGGTTCCGCTTTCAAACTGATGATTCCTGTACTAGCGGGTTATATTGCTATGAGTATTGCTGACCGCCCGGGTTTAGCATCTGGTTTAGTTGGTGGATGGCTTGCCGCAGAAACAGGCTCAGGATTCTTGGGTGGATTAATTGCTGGTTTTCTTGCAGGCTATTTGGTGTTAGGATTGAAAAAAGTGTTTTCTGGTTTACCGCAGTCTCTTGAAGGTATTAAACCAACTCTGTTGTACCCGTTGTTTGGTATTTTGCTAACAGGTCTAGTAATGCTTGGCATTATTTCACAACCAGTCGCAGCGCTTAATAACTGGTTAACTGATTGGTTAAGTAATATGGGACAAGGAAATGCTGTCATTCTTGGTATTGTAATTGGTGCTATGATGGCTGTGGATATGGGTGGTCCTGTGAATAAAGCGGCATTTACGTTCGGTATTGCTATGATTGCAGCAGGTAACTTTGGTCCACACGCGGCGATTATGGCTGCTGGTATGACACCTCCGCTAGGAATTGCACTCGCAACGACTTTGTTCAAAAAGAAATTTACTGCACAGGAAAGACAAGCAGGTAAAACCGCATATATTTTAGGAGCTTCCTTCATCACTGAGGGTGCAATCCCGTTTGCAGCAGCAGATCCGACACGTGTAATTCCGGCAACAGTTCTGGGCTCCGCTGTAGCAGGTGGCTTGTCAATGTTCTTTGGATGTACACTACCAGCTCCTCATGGAGGAATGTTTGTTCTTCCGGTTGTAGGTAATCTTGGAATGTATATTGTGTCAATTTTGGTAGGGACATTGATTACTGCCTTGATGATCAATATACTAAAAAAAGAAGTTCATGAATAA
- a CDS encoding HPr family phosphocarrier protein: MLTKTCVIQNPAGLHARPATMFVQKATSFSCDVNLIKGTKKINGKSIMGVMTLAAKKGDEIVLEVSGENEAQALEELGAILESAKE; encoded by the coding sequence ATGTTAACAAAAACTTGCGTAATCCAAAATCCAGCTGGCTTGCATGCTCGACCAGCTACAATGTTCGTACAAAAGGCAACTTCTTTCTCTTGCGATGTAAATTTGATCAAAGGTACCAAAAAAATTAACGGCAAAAGCATCATGGGTGTTATGACACTTGCAGCCAAAAAAGGCGATGAAATCGTACTTGAAGTAAGTGGCGAAAATGAAGCTCAAGCTCTTGAAGAATTGGGCGCAATCCTAGAAAGTGCAAAAGAATAG
- the ptsP gene encoding phosphoenolpyruvate--protein phosphotransferase, whose protein sequence is MLCKGIAAAQGFALGRALVKVEETLSYARKTLAADQVAAEVARLKEALSKTNSQLEAIKQKALRDIGEAEAKIFEAHQLFLEDPEFVGAMEGNIENDKVNAEAALEDIRDMFVGMFESMDNEYMRERAADLRDVSQRILKNLLGMEDTLVGDSKEPVILVVHDLTPSDTAQLDKSKVKAFVTNIGGRTSHSAIMARTMEIPAITGLSDITEKVQTGDMLIVDGETGDVYVNPEQELITTYQKKLEEYEAQKAAWVQLINEPSVSKDGHHVELVANIGTPHDAEVADKAGAEGIGLFRTEFLYMGRDNFPTEEEQFESYKAVALTMDNNRPVVIRTLDIGGDKELPYLQLPHEMNPFLGYRAIRICLDQVDLFKTQLRALLRASAFGNIKIMYPMIATLKELRQANAILEEVKVELRDKGIAFNEEIEVGMMIEIPAAAVIADQLAKEADFFSIGTNDLIQYTMACDRMNQQISYLYDPYNPAVLRLIKNVIDAAHKEGKWAGMCGEMAGEEYALPILLGFGLDEFSMSAPSVLRARHMLKQLSYAELKAISEHVLSLESGEEIRDYIKTNVLDKL, encoded by the coding sequence TTGCTTTGTAAAGGTATTGCAGCAGCCCAAGGGTTCGCTCTTGGCCGAGCTTTGGTAAAGGTAGAAGAAACCCTCTCTTATGCACGCAAAACACTTGCAGCAGATCAAGTAGCTGCGGAAGTGGCGCGTTTGAAAGAGGCTTTGAGCAAAACCAACTCCCAATTGGAAGCGATTAAACAAAAAGCACTTCGTGATATTGGGGAAGCAGAAGCAAAAATCTTCGAAGCTCACCAACTATTTTTGGAGGATCCAGAATTCGTTGGAGCAATGGAAGGTAACATCGAGAATGATAAAGTGAACGCTGAGGCAGCTTTAGAAGATATTCGTGACATGTTTGTCGGTATGTTTGAGAGCATGGACAACGAGTACATGCGTGAACGTGCAGCAGACTTGCGTGACGTAAGCCAACGAATTCTAAAGAACTTGCTTGGTATGGAAGACACTTTGGTTGGTGATTCCAAAGAACCAGTGATTCTGGTTGTTCATGACCTGACACCATCCGATACCGCACAACTTGATAAGAGCAAAGTGAAAGCGTTTGTAACCAACATTGGTGGTCGCACGTCTCACTCTGCGATTATGGCACGCACGATGGAAATTCCTGCGATTACCGGTCTTAGCGATATCACAGAGAAAGTTCAAACTGGCGATATGTTGATTGTTGACGGTGAGACAGGTGATGTATACGTAAACCCTGAGCAAGAGCTCATCACTACGTACCAGAAAAAATTAGAAGAGTACGAGGCGCAAAAAGCAGCTTGGGTACAACTAATCAATGAGCCATCCGTATCAAAAGATGGGCATCATGTTGAACTAGTTGCGAACATCGGTACCCCGCATGACGCTGAAGTGGCTGATAAAGCTGGCGCTGAAGGTATCGGTCTGTTCCGTACAGAATTCTTGTACATGGGCCGTGATAACTTCCCGACTGAGGAAGAACAATTTGAATCATATAAAGCCGTAGCACTTACGATGGACAACAATCGTCCTGTAGTTATACGTACATTGGATATCGGTGGAGATAAAGAGCTTCCATACTTGCAATTGCCGCATGAAATGAACCCGTTCCTAGGCTACCGTGCGATCCGCATCTGCCTGGATCAAGTGGACTTGTTCAAAACGCAATTGCGTGCTCTTTTACGAGCAAGCGCATTTGGTAACATTAAAATTATGTACCCGATGATCGCTACCTTGAAAGAGCTGCGTCAAGCAAACGCAATTTTAGAAGAAGTAAAAGTAGAGCTTCGCGATAAAGGAATTGCCTTTAACGAGGAGATTGAAGTAGGAATGATGATTGAAATTCCTGCAGCAGCTGTCATTGCTGATCAGTTGGCAAAAGAGGCTGACTTCTTCAGTATTGGTACAAATGATTTAATTCAATACACCATGGCATGCGACCGCATGAACCAACAAATTTCGTACCTGTACGATCCTTATAACCCAGCAGTATTGCGTTTGATTAAAAACGTGATTGATGCTGCTCACAAAGAAGGAAAATGGGCTGGTATGTGCGGAGAAATGGCAGGCGAAGAATATGCCTTGCCGATCCTACTTGGCTTTGGACTTGATGAATTTAGCATGAGTGCACCATCTGTATTGCGTGCTCGTCATATGCTAAAACAACTAAGCTATGCGGAGCTTAAAGCAATCTCTGAGCATGTACTTAGTTTGGAAAGCGGCGAAGAAATTCGTGATTACATCAAGACTAATGTATTGGACAAGCTATAA